A section of the Candidatus Thermoplasmatota archaeon genome encodes:
- a CDS encoding 50S ribosomal protein L40e: protein MAKFREAIQRLLNKSICMNCYAKNSPRATRCRKCGYKGLRPKAKESRGA, encoded by the coding sequence ATGGCAAAATTCCGGGAAGCCATTCAAAGGTTACTAAACAAATCGATTTGTATGAATTGCTATGCAAAAAACTCTCCTAGAGCTACTAGATGCAGGAAATGCGGTTATAAAGGTTTGAGACCGAAGGCTAAAGAGAGTAGAGGTGCGTAA
- a CDS encoding MTH938/NDUFAF3 family protein, with protein sequence MIIERTSFGKVVIDGKSYGDVLIVAGKILERDWQEGSHRVSKGELEKLLSNEPDIVIIATGQSGVLEAENVIEEIGKKTELIILETPEAIRKFNELSKSKKVNALIHTTC encoded by the coding sequence ATGATAATCGAAAGAACAAGTTTTGGAAAGGTTGTGATTGACGGTAAGAGCTACGGCGATGTTTTAATTGTAGCTGGTAAAATTTTAGAAAGAGATTGGCAAGAAGGCTCGCATAGAGTTAGCAAAGGCGAGTTAGAAAAGTTACTGAGCAACGAGCCTGATATTGTAATTATAGCTACAGGTCAGAGTGGTGTTTTAGAAGCTGAAAATGTTATAGAAGAGATAGGCAAGAAGACGGAGCTTATCATTTTAGAGACCCCTGAGGCAATAAGAAAATTTAATGAGCTTTCGAAATCCAAAAAAGTAAATGCGCTGATTCATACGACATGCTGA